The Flavobacteriales bacterium genome contains a region encoding:
- a CDS encoding type IX secretion system membrane protein PorP/SprF yields the protein MKRLILLLFFPVLCYSQQDPQFTINNDYNSFVNPAFMVNDYNLNISGWHRQQWVGFEGRPIVGLANASFLVEKIHSAFGVSYLYDKLGAQVNQSALINYAYNLHIGEHQLIPAIQLGILFNQLDGSQLDPIQANDPNLITSSRSGMNFDLGLGLAYRYRGIAIGFSARHVTSPQIKFKDENATSTFTYARHYYGYASYEAKIGKIWRLKPIALFKTDASSYQFDQFLWFGTRNLNKFFDGVSVGGGYRFDNAAMVGIEFNLKWFTLAYTYDILTNKLKNYSTGSHEAYLRIHLFQSRKPIDQI from the coding sequence GTAAATCCAGCCTTTATGGTGAACGATTACAACTTGAACATCTCAGGTTGGCACAGACAACAATGGGTCGGTTTTGAAGGACGACCTATTGTCGGTCTTGCAAATGCATCCTTTTTGGTGGAAAAAATACATAGTGCCTTTGGTGTTTCTTACCTCTACGACAAATTGGGTGCGCAAGTAAATCAGAGCGCGCTGATAAACTACGCCTACAATTTGCATATTGGCGAACACCAGTTGATTCCCGCCATACAACTCGGCATACTGTTCAATCAGTTGGATGGCAGTCAACTCGATCCGATTCAAGCAAACGACCCGAATCTCATCACCTCCTCCCGAAGCGGCATGAACTTCGACCTTGGTCTCGGACTGGCTTACAGATACAGAGGTATTGCCATCGGTTTCAGCGCAAGGCATGTGACAAGCCCTCAGATCAAATTCAAGGACGAAAACGCGACCTCTACGTTTACATACGCAAGACACTACTACGGCTATGCCTCCTACGAAGCCAAGATTGGGAAAATCTGGAGACTGAAACCCATTGCGCTATTCAAAACGGATGCGTCTTCGTACCAGTTCGATCAATTTCTATGGTTCGGCACCCGCAATCTCAACAAGTTCTTCGATGGAGTTAGTGTAGGTGGCGGATATCGTTTCGATAACGCTGCAATGGTCGGCATCGAATTTAACCTGAAATGGTTTACCCTTGCTTACACGTACGACATCCTGACAAACAAACTGAAAAACTACTCCACAGGAAGCCACGAAGCCTATCTGAGAATTCATCTGTTCCAATCGAGAAAACCTATTGACCAAATATGA